One window of the Sciurus carolinensis chromosome 8, mSciCar1.2, whole genome shotgun sequence genome contains the following:
- the Fezf1 gene encoding fez family zinc finger protein 1 isoform X2 — translation MDSSCHNATTKMLATASTRGNVMSTSKPLAFSIERIMARTPEPKALPVPHFLQGTVPKGDPKHSLHINSSIPCMIPFVPVAYDTSSKTGVTGSEPRKANLEAPAAPAVAPSAPAFSCSDLLNCALSLKGDLARDALPLQQYKLPKTYLAERNKLVVPAVEKYPSGVAFKDLSQAQLQHYMKESAQLLSEKIAFKASDFSRGSPNAKPKVFTCEVCGKVFNAHYNLTRHMPVHTGARPFVCKVCGKGFRQASTLCRHKIIHTQEKPHKCNQCGKAFNRSSTLNTHTRIHAGYKPFVCEFCGKGFHQKGNYKNHKLTHSGEKQFKCNICNKAFHQVYNLTFHMHTHNDKKPFTCPTCGKGFCRNFDLKKHVRKLHDSSLGLARASAGEPGSDPPPPPLQQQQPPATLPPLQPPLPPPGSLQPGLHQGHQ, via the exons ATGGACAGTAGCTGCCACAACGCGACCACCAAAATGTTAGCGACTGCTTCAACCCGGGGCAACGTGATGAGCACATCCAAACCCTTGGCTTTCTCCATCGAACGAATTATGGCGCGCACCCCCGAGCCCAAGGCCCTGCCTGTCCCTCACTTCCTGCAGGGAACCGTGCCCAAGGGGGACCCCAAGCACTCTCTGCATATCAACTCGTCGATCCCCTGCATGATCCCCTTTGTGCCTGTGGCATACGACACGAGCTCCAAGACAGGAGTGACCGGCTCAGAGCCGAGGAAGGCGAATCTGGAGGCCCCGGCGGCGCCCGCGGTGGCGCCCTCAGCACCAGCGTTCAGCTGCAGCGACCTGCTCAACTGCGCTCTGAGTCTGAAGGGCGACCTGGCCCGCGACGCACTACCGCTGCAGCAGTACAAGCTG CCAAAAACATATTTAGCCGAAAGAAATAAACTGGTGGTCCCGGCGGTGGAGAAGTATCCTTCCGGAGTAGCTTTCAAGGACCTGTCCCAGGCTCAGCTGCAGCATTACATGAAAGAAAGCGCCCAGCTTCTGTCAGAAAAAATTGCGTTCAAAGCCTCAGATTTCAGCCGAGGATCTCCTAATGCCAAGCCCAAAGTTTTCACTTGTGAAGTGTGCGGAAAG GTCTTTAACGCGCACTATAACTTAACCCGTCACATGCCGGTGCACACAGGAGCCAGACCCTTCGTTTGCAAAGTGTGTGGAAAGGGCTTCCGACAAGCCAGCACCTTGTGCAGGCACAAGATCATTCACACGCAG GAAAAACCTCACAAATGCAACCAGTGTGGTAAAGCATTTAATAGAAGTTCCACTTTAAACACGCATACCCGAATACACGCTGGCTACAAACCGTTTGTGTGTGAATTCTGTGGCAAAGGATTTCATCAAAAAG gGAATTACAAAAACCACAAGTTGACCCACAGCGGGGAGAAGCAGTTCAAGTGCAATATCTGTAACAAGGCTTTCCACCAGGTTTACAATCTCACCTTCCACATGCACACCCATAACGATAAGAAGCCTTTCACCTGCCCCACGTGCGGCAAGGGCTTTTGCAGGAACTTTGACCTCAAGAAGCACGTCCGCAAGTTGCACGACAGCAGCCTGGGGTTGGCCCGCGCGTCCGCTGGAGAGCCCGGCAGCGACCCGCCTCCGCCCCCGctacagcagcagcagcccccaGCGACTCTGCCACCTCTGCAGCCTCCGCTGCCGCCCCCTGGGTCTCTGCAGCCCGGGCTTCACCAGGGCCACCAGTGA
- the Fezf1 gene encoding fez family zinc finger protein 1 isoform X1 yields the protein MDSSCHNATTKMLATASTRGNVMSTSKPLAFSIERIMARTPEPKALPVPHFLQGTVPKGDPKHSLHINSSIPCMIPFVPVAYDTSSKTGVTGSEPRKANLEAPAAPAVAPSAPAFSCSDLLNCALSLKGDLARDALPLQQYKLVRPRVVNHSSFHAMGALCYLNRGDGPCHPAAGVNIHPVASYFLSSPLHPQPKTYLAERNKLVVPAVEKYPSGVAFKDLSQAQLQHYMKESAQLLSEKIAFKASDFSRGSPNAKPKVFTCEVCGKVFNAHYNLTRHMPVHTGARPFVCKVCGKGFRQASTLCRHKIIHTQEKPHKCNQCGKAFNRSSTLNTHTRIHAGYKPFVCEFCGKGFHQKGNYKNHKLTHSGEKQFKCNICNKAFHQVYNLTFHMHTHNDKKPFTCPTCGKGFCRNFDLKKHVRKLHDSSLGLARASAGEPGSDPPPPPLQQQQPPATLPPLQPPLPPPGSLQPGLHQGHQ from the exons ATGGACAGTAGCTGCCACAACGCGACCACCAAAATGTTAGCGACTGCTTCAACCCGGGGCAACGTGATGAGCACATCCAAACCCTTGGCTTTCTCCATCGAACGAATTATGGCGCGCACCCCCGAGCCCAAGGCCCTGCCTGTCCCTCACTTCCTGCAGGGAACCGTGCCCAAGGGGGACCCCAAGCACTCTCTGCATATCAACTCGTCGATCCCCTGCATGATCCCCTTTGTGCCTGTGGCATACGACACGAGCTCCAAGACAGGAGTGACCGGCTCAGAGCCGAGGAAGGCGAATCTGGAGGCCCCGGCGGCGCCCGCGGTGGCGCCCTCAGCACCAGCGTTCAGCTGCAGCGACCTGCTCAACTGCGCTCTGAGTCTGAAGGGCGACCTGGCCCGCGACGCACTACCGCTGCAGCAGTACAAGCTGGTAAGGCCGCGTGTGGTCAACCACTCTTCCTTCCACGCCATGGGCGCCCTGTGCTACCTGAACAGAGGTGATGGCCCGTGCCACCCGGCAGCCGGCGTGAACATCCACCCGGTGGCCTCCTACTTTCTCAGTTCCCCTTTGCACCCGCAGCCAAAAACATATTTAGCCGAAAGAAATAAACTGGTGGTCCCGGCGGTGGAGAAGTATCCTTCCGGAGTAGCTTTCAAGGACCTGTCCCAGGCTCAGCTGCAGCATTACATGAAAGAAAGCGCCCAGCTTCTGTCAGAAAAAATTGCGTTCAAAGCCTCAGATTTCAGCCGAGGATCTCCTAATGCCAAGCCCAAAGTTTTCACTTGTGAAGTGTGCGGAAAG GTCTTTAACGCGCACTATAACTTAACCCGTCACATGCCGGTGCACACAGGAGCCAGACCCTTCGTTTGCAAAGTGTGTGGAAAGGGCTTCCGACAAGCCAGCACCTTGTGCAGGCACAAGATCATTCACACGCAG GAAAAACCTCACAAATGCAACCAGTGTGGTAAAGCATTTAATAGAAGTTCCACTTTAAACACGCATACCCGAATACACGCTGGCTACAAACCGTTTGTGTGTGAATTCTGTGGCAAAGGATTTCATCAAAAAG gGAATTACAAAAACCACAAGTTGACCCACAGCGGGGAGAAGCAGTTCAAGTGCAATATCTGTAACAAGGCTTTCCACCAGGTTTACAATCTCACCTTCCACATGCACACCCATAACGATAAGAAGCCTTTCACCTGCCCCACGTGCGGCAAGGGCTTTTGCAGGAACTTTGACCTCAAGAAGCACGTCCGCAAGTTGCACGACAGCAGCCTGGGGTTGGCCCGCGCGTCCGCTGGAGAGCCCGGCAGCGACCCGCCTCCGCCCCCGctacagcagcagcagcccccaGCGACTCTGCCACCTCTGCAGCCTCCGCTGCCGCCCCCTGGGTCTCTGCAGCCCGGGCTTCACCAGGGCCACCAGTGA